In the genome of Paramisgurnus dabryanus chromosome 16, PD_genome_1.1, whole genome shotgun sequence, the window tGAAGTCACTAATATCATATTGTGCTTCACACTCCAATCTTAGTAGGTGGCGGGAATGCACCATTTAAGTttggtttgccaaccgccattaAACTCGAGGGGAAGAAGATGAAGATGACAGAATGATGTAGgacttttaatttgaaaaaggAAGAACTGACGTCATCCACTGTGTGCCCAGTATCCCAGTGCAAGGTGAGATGAGTTACAATTGCTTGAAATAGATATACAAACACTTTAaatacacaagcaacacacaaatCGCAAAAGTTTGAGGCTCATTTTATCATGGCTGGTCAATGCACCTTAAAAACCTGACTGCCACACTGCATTATTAATGAGTGTGTTGATCTATACACCCATCTGaataattattatcattatttacaAAATGACTGCATGGGCTGAGAAAAAGATTGTAATTATGTGCTCCTCTATGAGACGATAATCTAAAATCGAAACATTGAGACATGGCTTGCTGTTGTTATTATTAAGTGTACACTTCTGTATTATGTGCAGATGGACGGTTTGAGCAGTCATAGTGTTTATGTGCTACAGCAGTTACAAGAGCAACGCATTCAGGGTTTACTGTGTGACTGCATGCTGGTGGTGAAGGGCGTTTGTTTCAAAGCACACAAGAACGTGCTCGCTGCCTTTAGTGCATACTTCAGGTATAGCACACTACAGTCATCAATGCACATCCAATTCTGCATACTACATTATGAGATGCTCAGTGTTAAGTGATTTTTGGTTAGATCTTTGTTTCAGAACTCTCCGGCACAGAAAAACGATGTTTTTCACCTGAGCATTCAGGATGTGGGTGGGATCGGTCAGGTTCTGGATTATATGTACACCTCACACCTGGAGCTCAACCAAGACAATGTTCACACACTGATGGAGATTGCACAGATCCTGCAGGTGACACATCATGTTGTGGGTGATTTTTATCATTACTCCAATTTGTAATTTACACCCAACACTAGCTAAAACCAGCCAATCCGtttaggctggttttagctggggGGTTTCAGTTgggacagatttaaaaaaaaaaaaagtaatgttacatgataatgatttttttgtttaaaatatgagcTGGACTGATTATGTCTAAATGTCAATTCTATGTGCATTCATCAGAGGTTTGTGTTTGTGCAGTTGTCTAGTATCCTGAACATGTGTCAGATGTTTCTGAAGCCCTGCGCGATGGTGCCGGACACGTCCTTCTGTCTGCCTGCCGCCGATGTGGTTTATGATCAGGACTGTGTGTTGAGAAACTCTGTGTCCTCAGATGCGGATCTCCACAAACATTTGCTCATTCCCACCAACGACCAGTACAAACGAGCACAGCCCGCATCGGCCCCGAGCAACACCTTAACGGAGATGGATGCTTTGTCGCAGCCGGACCGACAGCCGCCACACGGCTACAAGCTCAGAAACTTCTACACTAAACAGTATTTCAAACAGAACGCTAATCAGAACCTCGGCCCGTGTTTCGGGGCTGGCGCTTTCGGAGGGACAGAGGAACGATTAACAGCAAGCGCTACCAACCAATCGCTGCCACCGAACCAAACGCAAACATCCAGTCTTGTGACAGACACCGCCCACCCGCCCATGCCTGAGCCCGCTGCCCCTCCCACCGCTCGTATCCTACGCCCTAAAAAAGCTGTGTACCTGAAGAAGTTCAACTACTTGCGTTCTCACGTCAGCATGGACGGGGAAGAGGCCGATGTCCGATGTGATCAGCAGGAGGCGACACTTACCGATCCCAGCAGCACAGACGTGCCCACTGAAGTCCTGACCTCTGACCCTGCTGATGCTGACCCCGCAGAGACTGTGATCTCTGACCCAGCGGAGGTGTCTCAGTTAAAGACGACACCTGCAGAAGACACTGCTAACCCTGAAGTGAGACCTGACACGGAGAGGTCAGAGGTCAGGAGTAATAAATACTGTTGTGAGCTTTGCGGAAAGACCTTTAAACATCCAAGTAACCTTGAGCTGCACACGCGCTCACACACaggtgacacacacacatatgtttgTTTGGCTATATTAGTGAGGTCATCGATTGTATATCAGGTTAATGATAGTTTCTATTCTTTACAGAAATGTGCATTACCATAGATTAAAAGAaaggctcgtgactgctcatccgaggggcgcaaattcaaaataagggttcggagtgtcatgtgtgttgctcatgttttcaaaatatgtgttttttgcgtcatgtgaaccatgtgcatcacgtgttttgtcaaaataagtgcctgttgcacacgtgtcaaaaccatttatgataaaagagacgctcacgttcacaaaatacacgcaagacactcccttaacactaaactctgattacgcatgagattatgcgagtatctggcaaacgcgagcgtctcttttatcataaaccctttagacgtgtctgcagcaggcacttattttgacatgcacataggatctctcgacgcgcagaatacatattttgaaattacgaagcacacacatgacgggctacatgcatattgtgacaaacttcgcatcgagtgCCCTTGAAAAAAGGAGTCATCGTCCGCCACTGTTAAAATgtacatgcaaaaaataaaagtaaactcAGGTCACGGGACAGGGCCAGTTAAGAGgtttaaacaattgtgaaaagctctaaataaataaaattttattgaaTCCTACATTGATTTGTTTCTGTTCTTCTTGTGTCACAGGTGAGAAGCCATTCCAGTGTAACCTTTGTGGTAAAAGATTCTCACAGGTATATTTAGTCTGACGTTTGTTACTCTAGCACAAAGAAATACACGATtaataaatatgtgtttgtgtgtgtaggCAGGAAACCTCCAGACACATTTACGACGTCACTCGGGAGAGAAACCCTACATCTGTGAGCTCTGTGGTAAAAGGTGTGTGTTATTTCTAACAGTATTGTTAATATACTGAGACATGAAATTGGGATTCTCACTTGTCTGCTTTGCTGTTACGAGGTAAACATTTGAACTGAGAGTTTTGTGCAGAAAGCATCTGACATTTCTGCTGTTTGCGTTGTTGTTGAGTTTTGTGGCGGCAGGTGATGTTCAGCGTCACATTATGATTCATTCGGGAGCTCGACCGCACCTGTGTGATGTCTGTGGACGAGGTGAGaaacactaaaaaaacagcagatataaaacttaaaaaagatGACCGGTGATTTAAATAAGTttgcatttgtgtttgtgttaggCTTTAGTAACTTCAGTAACTTAAAGGAACACAAGAAAACTCACAGCACAGAGAGCGAGTTCACCTGCGATCAGTGCGGAAAATCCTTCAACATGCAGCGTAAACTCATCAAACACAAAGCGAGACACACAGGAGACAAACCGTACAGCTGCCAGACCTGCGGTGAGAAAAACAACACACACTGACTCTTTAAATGATAGAGATCATTGACTGTTCTCAGATCTgaagtgcgtgtgtgtgt includes:
- the zbtb49 gene encoding zinc finger and BTB domain-containing protein 49 isoform X1; this encodes MDGLSSHSVYVLQQLQEQRIQGLLCDCMLVVKGVCFKAHKNVLAAFSAYFRSLFQNSPAQKNDVFHLSIQDVGGIGQVLDYMYTSHLELNQDNVHTLMEIAQILQVTHHVLSSILNMCQMFLKPCAMVPDTSFCLPAADVVYDQDCVLRNSVSSDADLHKHLLIPTNDQYKRAQPASAPSNTLTEMDALSQPDRQPPHGYKLRNFYTKQYFKQNANQNLGPCFGAGAFGGTEERLTASATNQSLPPNQTQTSSLVTDTAHPPMPEPAAPPTARILRPKKAVYLKKFNYLRSHVSMDGEEADVRCDQQEATLTDPSSTDVPTEVLTSDPADADPAETVISDPAEVSQLKTTPAEDTANPEVRPDTERSEVRSNKYCCELCGKTFKHPSNLELHTRSHTGEKPFQCNLCGKRFSQAGNLQTHLRRHSGEKPYICELCGKSFVAAGDVQRHIMIHSGARPHLCDVCGRGFSNFSNLKEHKKTHSTESEFTCDQCGKSFNMQRKLIKHKARHTGDKPYSCQTCGKCFAGSGDLQRHVRSHTGERPYACDTCGKSFTRTAVLRRHRSSHCTSADAEQTLCADGPPRM
- the zbtb49 gene encoding zinc finger and BTB domain-containing protein 49 isoform X2, whose amino-acid sequence is MDGLSSHSVYVLQQLQEQRIQGLLCDCMLVVKGVCFKAHKNVLAAFSAYFRSLFQNSPAQKNDVFHLSIQDVGGIGQVLDYMYTSHLELNQDNVHTLMEIAQILQLSSILNMCQMFLKPCAMVPDTSFCLPAADVVYDQDCVLRNSVSSDADLHKHLLIPTNDQYKRAQPASAPSNTLTEMDALSQPDRQPPHGYKLRNFYTKQYFKQNANQNLGPCFGAGAFGGTEERLTASATNQSLPPNQTQTSSLVTDTAHPPMPEPAAPPTARILRPKKAVYLKKFNYLRSHVSMDGEEADVRCDQQEATLTDPSSTDVPTEVLTSDPADADPAETVISDPAEVSQLKTTPAEDTANPEVRPDTERSEVRSNKYCCELCGKTFKHPSNLELHTRSHTGEKPFQCNLCGKRFSQAGNLQTHLRRHSGEKPYICELCGKSFVAAGDVQRHIMIHSGARPHLCDVCGRGFSNFSNLKEHKKTHSTESEFTCDQCGKSFNMQRKLIKHKARHTGDKPYSCQTCGKCFAGSGDLQRHVRSHTGERPYACDTCGKSFTRTAVLRRHRSSHCTSADAEQTLCADGPPRM